Proteins co-encoded in one Medicago truncatula cultivar Jemalong A17 chromosome 8, MtrunA17r5.0-ANR, whole genome shotgun sequence genomic window:
- the LOC25500326 gene encoding NADH dehydrogenase [ubiquinone] 1 alpha subcomplex subunit 2, whose translation MAWRGNLSKNIKELRFLMCQSSPASSSARAFVEKNYKELKTLNPKLPILIRECSGVEPQLWARYDLGVEKGIKLEGMTEPQIFKVLEDMVKAGESFKA comes from the exons ATGGCATGGAGAGGAAATCTTTCAAAGAACATAAAAGAGCTTCGGTTTTTGATGTGCCAGTCATCTCCTGCAAGCTCATCTGCAAg GGCATTTGTTGAAAAGAATTATAAGGAACTAAAGACATTGAACCCAAAGTTGCCAATATTGATCCGTGAATGCAGTGGAGTTGAACCCCAATTATGGGCAAGATATG ATTTGGGCGTTGAGAAAGGCATTAAACTGGAAGGCATGACGGAGCCACAAATTTTTAAGGTACTCGAAGATATGGTAAAAGCAGGGGAGTCTTTTAAAGCTTGA
- the LOC25500328 gene encoding RPM1-interacting protein 4 — protein MAQRTHVPKFGNWESNDNVPYTAYFDKARKGRTGTKMINPNDPEENVDLVLDNSSSDHPPPSNTKPRANSEDLSGKGLVRSTIESHKSLDGDPKQYVDSPARHDNASNRSSNDSTPRLGVGSADNRRRPSRQSTAGSEHSVERSPLHRQARAPAGRDSPSWEGKNNSYDSSHGTPGRSRLRPANRGDETPDKGAAVPKFGDWDVSNPASADGYTHIFNKVREERQGGAGHAPGTPNERPHVIRNQNNDKAQCCCFAWGKK, from the exons ATGgca CAACGTACTCATGTACCAAAATTTGGCAATTGGGAGAGTAATGATAATGTTCCTTATACAGCATATTTTGACAAGGCACGGAAAGGTCGAACTGGCACAAAGATGATAAACCCGAATGACCCTGAAGAAAATGTCGATTTAGTTCTTGATAATTCATCGTCTGATCATCCACCTCCTTCCAATACCAAACCCAGAGCCAATTCAGAGGATCTATCTGGAAAGGGATTGGTGCGATCAACAATTGAGTCGCATAAAAGTCTTGATGGTGATCCTAAGCAATATGTTGACTCTCCGGCTCGCCATGACAATGCAAGCAATAGGAGTTCCAATGATTCTACACCTCGTCTTGGAGTAGGTTCTGCTGATAACCGACGAAGACCTTCAAGACAAAGTACTGCTGGGTCTGAGCACAGCGTTGAACGGTCACCCCTTCATCGTCAGGCTAGAGCTCCTGCTGGAAGAGATAGTCCCTCTTGGGAAGGAAAGAATAATTCCTATGACAGCAGCCATGGTACACCGGGAAGATCTCGATTAAGACCAGCTAATCGAGGGGATGAAACt CCTGATAAAGGTGCAGCTGTTCCAAAGTTTGGTGATTGGGATGTGAGTAACCCTGCATCAGCTGATGGCTATACTCACATTTTCAATAAAGTGAGAGAGGAGAGACAGGGTGGGGCCGGACATGCACCTGGCACACCTAATGAGAGGCCGCATGTTATCCGCAACCAAAATAATGACAAAGCTCAG TGTTGCTGCTTTGCTTGGGGCAAAAAGTGA
- the LOC25500329 gene encoding probable lipid-A-disaccharide synthase, mitochondrial isoform X1, producing MFGAKAFSLLRTKWKLNSPNTLLTFSSSFSSSHHAKFKAPMDMAARDGEFRVFVVAGEVSGDSIASRLMASLKLLSPFPVRFSGIGGTKMTSEGLKSLFPIEDISVMGIWELLPHLYTIKVRLNEAVKAASLFEPHVVLTVDSKGFSFRFLKQLRARYSQQKLHSPAHFHYVAPSFWAWKGGEERLGGLAEFVDHLFCILPNEDKICRLNGLSATFVGHPVFEDVMELNSRTNCSNNEWRAEGNGEDFLGKHEVPPGTTVISLLPGSRVQEVSRMLPIFANTMELLKDNVPQLMTVIHVAPNQDVENFIAGAVQRWPVPAVLIPGGTTRLRYDAFSASKIALCTSGTVAVELQLARLPCVVAYRAHILTEWFIKYKAKIQYISLPNILLDSAIIPEALFQSCKPENIALLLKDLIHDHVRREEQIIAARKFVKLLMPSERIIHKLADQNLMSTCPDYSPSAVAALTILNYGKPVIHD from the exons ATGTTTGGTGCAAAAGCTTTCTCATTGTTGAGAACAAAATGGAAATTGAATTCACCAAACACTCTTTtaaccttttcttcttctttttcatcttcacatCACGCCAAGTTCAAAGCTCCAATGGATATGGCTGCAAGAGATGGCGAATTTAGGGTTTTTGTTGTTGCCGGCGAGGTTTCCGGTGATTCCATCGCTTCTCGTCTTATGGCTTCTCTTAAGCTTCTCTCTCCTTTCCCTGTTCGATTTTCCGGTATTGGAGG gACTAAGATGACTAGTGAAGGATTGAAATCTTTGTTTCCTATTGAAGATATTTCTGTGatgggaatttgggaattatTGCCACATTTGTATACAATCAAA GTGAGACTGAATGAAGCTGTAAAAGCAGCTTCTTTATTTGAGCCTCATGTTGTATTAACAGTTGATTCTAAGGGCTTTTCTTTTCGGTTTTTGAAACAGCTAAGAG CTAGATACAGTCAGCAAAAGTTGCATTCGCCGGCACATTTTCATTATGTAGCACCATCATTCTGGGCATGGAAAGGAGGTGAAGAAAGGCTTGGAGGACTGGCGGAATTTGTGGATCATTTGTTCTGCATACTTCCAAATGAGGATAAAATTTGTAGATTGAATGGATTATCTGCAACCTTTGTTGGACATCCTGTCTTCGAAGATGTTATGGAGTTGAATTCG aGAACCAACTGCTCAAACAATGAATGGAGGGCTGAAGGAAATGGTGAAGACTTCCTCGGGAAACATGAGGTGCCTCCAG GAACCACTGTTATTAGCTTGCTTCCTGGAAGCAGAGTACAAGAGGTCAGTCGGATGCTTCCCATCTTCGCTAATACAATGGAACTACTGAAAGACAATGTACCACAGTTGATGACTGTCATTCATGTTGCACCTAATCAGGATGTGGAAAACTTCATTGCTGGGGCCGTTCAAAGGTGGCCTGTGCCTGCTGTATTGATTCCAGGTGGAACAACACGCCTGAGATATGACGCTTTTAGT GCTAGTAAAATTGCATTGTGCACATCCGGGACAGTTGCTGTGGAGCTGCAGCTTGCACGTTTACCTTGTGTTGTGGCATATCGTGCCCATATTTTGACCGAATGGTTTATCAAGTACAAAGCGAAGATACAGTACATATCACTTCCCAATATTCTTTTGGATTCAGCCATTATTCCTGAAGCACTATTTCAATCATGCAAACCGGAAAACATAGCCTTATTGCTCAA AGATTTAATACATGATCATGTTCGTAGAGAAGAACAAATAATTGCAGCGCGAAAGTTTGTCAAGCTTTTAATGCCTTCAGAAAGAATTATCCACAAGCTTGCAGACCAAAATTTGATGAGTACATGTCCTGATTATAGTCCAAGTGCTGTTGCAGCATTGACTATATTAAACTATGGGAAGCCTGTTATTCATGATTAA
- the LOC25500329 gene encoding probable lipid-A-disaccharide synthase, mitochondrial isoform X2, producing the protein MFGAKAFSLLRTKWKLNSPNTLLTFSSSFSSSHHAKFKAPMDMAARDGEFRVFVVAGEVSGDSIASRLMASLKLLSPFPVRFSGIGGTKMTSEGLKSLFPIEDISVMGIWELLPHLYTIKLRARYSQQKLHSPAHFHYVAPSFWAWKGGEERLGGLAEFVDHLFCILPNEDKICRLNGLSATFVGHPVFEDVMELNSRTNCSNNEWRAEGNGEDFLGKHEVPPGTTVISLLPGSRVQEVSRMLPIFANTMELLKDNVPQLMTVIHVAPNQDVENFIAGAVQRWPVPAVLIPGGTTRLRYDAFSASKIALCTSGTVAVELQLARLPCVVAYRAHILTEWFIKYKAKIQYISLPNILLDSAIIPEALFQSCKPENIALLLKDLIHDHVRREEQIIAARKFVKLLMPSERIIHKLADQNLMSTCPDYSPSAVAALTILNYGKPVIHD; encoded by the exons ATGTTTGGTGCAAAAGCTTTCTCATTGTTGAGAACAAAATGGAAATTGAATTCACCAAACACTCTTTtaaccttttcttcttctttttcatcttcacatCACGCCAAGTTCAAAGCTCCAATGGATATGGCTGCAAGAGATGGCGAATTTAGGGTTTTTGTTGTTGCCGGCGAGGTTTCCGGTGATTCCATCGCTTCTCGTCTTATGGCTTCTCTTAAGCTTCTCTCTCCTTTCCCTGTTCGATTTTCCGGTATTGGAGG gACTAAGATGACTAGTGAAGGATTGAAATCTTTGTTTCCTATTGAAGATATTTCTGTGatgggaatttgggaattatTGCCACATTTGTATACAATCAAA CTAAGAG CTAGATACAGTCAGCAAAAGTTGCATTCGCCGGCACATTTTCATTATGTAGCACCATCATTCTGGGCATGGAAAGGAGGTGAAGAAAGGCTTGGAGGACTGGCGGAATTTGTGGATCATTTGTTCTGCATACTTCCAAATGAGGATAAAATTTGTAGATTGAATGGATTATCTGCAACCTTTGTTGGACATCCTGTCTTCGAAGATGTTATGGAGTTGAATTCG aGAACCAACTGCTCAAACAATGAATGGAGGGCTGAAGGAAATGGTGAAGACTTCCTCGGGAAACATGAGGTGCCTCCAG GAACCACTGTTATTAGCTTGCTTCCTGGAAGCAGAGTACAAGAGGTCAGTCGGATGCTTCCCATCTTCGCTAATACAATGGAACTACTGAAAGACAATGTACCACAGTTGATGACTGTCATTCATGTTGCACCTAATCAGGATGTGGAAAACTTCATTGCTGGGGCCGTTCAAAGGTGGCCTGTGCCTGCTGTATTGATTCCAGGTGGAACAACACGCCTGAGATATGACGCTTTTAGT GCTAGTAAAATTGCATTGTGCACATCCGGGACAGTTGCTGTGGAGCTGCAGCTTGCACGTTTACCTTGTGTTGTGGCATATCGTGCCCATATTTTGACCGAATGGTTTATCAAGTACAAAGCGAAGATACAGTACATATCACTTCCCAATATTCTTTTGGATTCAGCCATTATTCCTGAAGCACTATTTCAATCATGCAAACCGGAAAACATAGCCTTATTGCTCAA AGATTTAATACATGATCATGTTCGTAGAGAAGAACAAATAATTGCAGCGCGAAAGTTTGTCAAGCTTTTAATGCCTTCAGAAAGAATTATCCACAAGCTTGCAGACCAAAATTTGATGAGTACATGTCCTGATTATAGTCCAAGTGCTGTTGCAGCATTGACTATATTAAACTATGGGAAGCCTGTTATTCATGATTAA
- the LOC25500330 gene encoding beta-amyrin 11-oxidase yields MEFQWFWMSVSTMLAIFLYILVSKVVRNLNEWYYDIKFRNKQFPLPPGDMGWPLIGNLWPFFKYFSSGRRDIFINNIIRRYGRSGIYKTHLYGNPSIIVIVPAMCKKVLNDEVTFKLGYPKAITVLAYNRVLNNEHGRLKRLVTAPIAGNNVSTMYLERIEDIVINKLEELSSMKHPVEFLKEMRKISFNFIFQIFTGSCDQGTINKISDLFDVMGSALFSLMPINVPGFAFNKALKARKKFAKIVQNIIDERRMMAKERQIGEKKDLINILLEMNDEAGEKLEDKDIIDLLITLLFGGHDSIAAGMMLTIMYLTEHPLCLKKAKEEQEEILKARPPSQKRLSIEEIQKMTYLSQVFDETLRITSVFATFREATTDANINGYLIPKGWKVLVWLNAMHMAPEHHSNPDEFNPSRWNDHNPTTGTFLPFGIGRRLCPGRDLSKYEMLIFLHYFVLNYKLERINPECPLTSLPYIKPTDNCLAKVTKLSDA; encoded by the exons ATGGAATTTCAATGGTTTTGGATGTCTGTTTCCACAATGTTAGCAATATTCTTGTACATTTTAGTTAGCAAAGTTGTTCGGAATTTGAATGAGTGGTATTATGATATTaaatttagaaacaaacaaTTTCCACTACCTCCTGGTGATATGGGATGGCCTTTAATTGGTAATCTTTGGCCCTTCTTCAAATATTTCTCATCTGGTCGCCGTGatatattcatcaacaacattataCGAAG ATATGGACGAAGTGGTATCTACAAGACTCATTTATATGGGAATCCAAGCATCATTGTCATTGTACCAGCTATGTGCAAGAAAGTCCTAAATGATGAAGTAACCTTTAAGCTTGGTTATCCAAAAGCCATCACTGTACTAGCATACAATAGGGTACTAAATAATGAACACGGACGTTTAAAACGACTAGTCACGGCTCCTATTGCCGGTAACAATGTATCAACAATGTATCTAGAGCGTATTGAGGATATTGTGATCAACAAGCTTGAAGAATTGTCTAGCATGAAACACCCTGTTGAGTTTCTTAAAGAGATGAGGAAAATTTCCTTTAACttcatctttcaaatttttacgGGCTCTTGCGATCAAGGTACCATAAATAAAATTTCAGATTTATTTGATGTTATGGGTAGTGCCTTGTTCTCTTTGATGCCCATAAATGTACCTGGTTTTGCTTTCAACAAAGCACTCAAG GCACGTAAGAAGTTTGCCAAAATAgttcaaaatattattgatgaaagGAGAATGATGGCAAAAGAAAGACAAATCGGTGAAAAGAAAGATTTGATAAACATTCTTTTGGAAATGAATGACGAAGCAGGTGAAAAATTGGAGGACAAAGACATTATTGACTTACTGATAACACTTCTATTTGGTGGTCACGATTCAATTGCAGCTGGTATGATGTTGACAATTATGTATCTTACAGAGCATCCACTTTGTTTGAAGAAAGCCAAG GAAGAGCAAGAAGAAATCTTGAAAGCAAGACCACCCTCACAAAAACGATTAAGTATTGAGGAAATTCAGAAAATGACTTATCTTTCTCAG GTTTTTGATGAAACATTACGCATCACCAGTGTCTTTGCAACTTTTCGAGAGGCAACAACTGATGCAAACATCAATG GTTATCTCATTCCAAAGGGATGGAAAGTGTTAGTCTGGCTAAACGCTATGCATATGGCTCCTGAGCATCACTCGAATCCAGACGAATTTAATCCATCAAGATGGAAT GATCATAATCCCACAACAGGGACCTTTCTTCCTTTCGGGATAGGTCGGCGACTTTGTCCGGGAAGAGACTTAAGCAAATATGAAATGCTCATATTTTTACATTATTTCGTCCTTAATTACAA gTTGGAGCGAATAAACCCAGAATGTCCACTTACTAGTTTGCCATATATTAAGCCAACAGACAACTGTCTTGCTAAGGTCACAAAGCTCTCTGATGCTTAA